The Hyperolius riggenbachi isolate aHypRig1 chromosome 3, aHypRig1.pri, whole genome shotgun sequence genome window below encodes:
- the RAB3IP gene encoding rab-3A-interacting protein, translating to MASDPLEGFHEVNLASPTTPDVGADVKPQESSTSSNVIFRHLNVSSSPLQPNTLNASDLPTQPVYSSPRHVNCRDVKGRSSSLSDTLSCSTSGCRTCSPKHSRRKDSNRAEREFLQGATLTDVVDGADDVLGWSTDSLSHLRSPSVLEVREKGYERLKEELAKAQRELKLKDEECERLSKVRDQLGQELEELTASLFEEAHKMVREANVKQATAEKQLKEAQGKIDALQAEVAALKALLSTSPTSPTKDVQLGGKAPFKKGHSRNKSMSSAMGGGNLDLTVKPIAKKCKEIDLTLYNEFKVWKEEPLMSRTCPFLQRIYQEDICPCLTFPKNELAAAVLEAVEKNTLSIEPEGLQPVRFVKASAVECGGPKKCALSGQTKTCKHRIKLGDSSNYYYISPGCRYRIASVCNFFTYIRYIHQGLVKQQDVEQMFWEIMQLRKEMSRAKLGFFKEEL from the exons ATGGCTAGTGACCCCTTGGAAGGTTTTCATGAAGTGAACCTTGCTTCACCAACCACTCCGGATGTTGGCGCTGatgtaaagcctcaggaatcGTCTACCTCGTCTAACGTGATTTTCCGACATTTAAATGTCAGTTCATCCCCTCTTCAGCCGAACACACTGAATGCATCTGACCTGCCTACACAGCCAGTGTATTCTTCTCCAAGACATGTTAACTGTCGAGATGTTAAAGGGAGAAG TTCTAGTTTGTCGGATACCTTGTCATGTTCTACCTCTGGTTGTCGGACATGTTCCCCAAAACACAGTCGCAGGAAGGACAGCAATCGTGCAGAGCGAGAGTTTTTACAGGGAGCAACACTGACCGACGTAGTGGATGGAGCAGATGATGTCCTTGGCTGGAGCACAGACAGTCTGTCCCATCTACGGAGTCCATCTGTTCTAGAAGTCagagagaagggatatgagcggcTGAAAGAGGAACTTGCTAAAGCCCAGAGG GAACTGAAGCTCAAAGATGAAGAATGTGAAAGACTCTCCAAAGTACGGGACCAATTGGGCCAGGAGCTTGAAGAGCTCACAGCTAGTTTATTTGAA gaAGCACATAAAATGGTTCGAGAAGCAAATGTTAAACAGGCCACAGCAGagaaacagctgaaagaagcacagGGAAAG ATCGATGCGCTACAAGCAGAGGTTGCAGCTTTGAAGGCCCTTCTGTCAACATCCCCAACTTCCCCCACAAAAGATGTGCAGCTTGGTGGAAAGGCCCCATTCAAAAAAGGCCATTCTCGGAACAAAAGCATGAGCAGTGCTATGGGTGGAGGCAATCTTGATCTCACTGTAAAGCCAATAGCAAAGAAATGTAAAGAG ATTGATTTAACACTTTACAATGAATTCAAAGTGTGGAAAGAGGAACCTTTGATGAGTAGAACGTGCCCATTCTTACAAAGAATTTATCAAGAGGATATATGTCCTTGTTTAACATTTCCAAAGAATGAG CTGGCAGCAGCTGTCCTGGAGGCAGTTGAAAAAAATACCTTGAGCATTGAACCTGAAGGTCTTCAGCCTGTTAGATTTGTGAAGGCCTCAGCTGTAGAATGCGGAGGACCAAA GAAATGTGCATTAAGCGGTCAAACAAAGACTTGTAAGCACAGAATCAAACTGGGAGACTCTAGCAATTACTACTACATTTCTCCAGGTTGCAGATATAGG ATTGCCTCTGTATGTAATTTCTTCACTTATATCCGGTACATCCATCAAGGACTGGTAAAGCAGCAGGATG TTGAACAGATGTTCTGGGAGATCATGCAGCTGAGGAAAGAGATGTCTCGAGCAAAACTTGGCTTtttcaaagaggaactttaa